A stretch of Oryza brachyantha chromosome 4, ObraRS2, whole genome shotgun sequence DNA encodes these proteins:
- the LOC102713816 gene encoding transcription factor E2FB-like, whose product MDGSSSIPLPHPAPPPAAPPSPAPQVFLRRSVLPPPDPRRGPALPHPPPGGGHVHYYRAAWPIPIYSSRGPGPRAAAASRPPRPPPPPHLLTPTSPPPAAPAVVPPRAPQKQQQPPVAAPPPPATAMDTEEVAAPPPGTGNPTANAEDNEENERETLKSEDGKGEAVQGPVKGSTTGTMKGIKRARKLKGDAGPSLYSPNNCRYDSSLGLLTKKFINLLEGAEDGTLDLNKAAETLEVQKRRIYDITNVLEGVDLIEKKLKNMIRWKGFDMSKPKERERQISALKEEIEALYDEESRLDDEIMEAEEKLNALRVDEHQRKLLYVSKEDIHVIPRFQGSTLIAINAPRGTYIEVPDPNADMDIYKDMDNQEKHYQIVFRSAMGPVDCFLISDHQETFNPDQKTAPDNLDAAVTSVSSQVPQQMDYVQSQALEIGESNGGREHTSEPSKRYDPVPGILKIVPSNDTAADYWLGSDTDVSMTDTWGT is encoded by the exons ATGGACGGATCCTCCAGCATCCCGCTCCCgcacccggcgccgccgcccgcggcccCGCCATCGCCCGCGCCGCAGGTCTTCCTCCGCCGCTCCGTGCTGCCGCCACCGGACCCTCGCCGCGGCCCCGcgctcccgcacccgcccccGGGAGGTGGTCACGTCCACTACTACCGCGCCGCGTGGCCCATCCCCATCTACTCCTCTCGAGGGCCCGGCCCTCGCGCCGCTGCGGCCTCCAGGCCCCcgaggccgccaccgccgccgcatctcctGACGCctacctctcctcctcctgctgccccCGCGGTGGTGCCTCCTCGGGCGCctcagaagcagcagcagccgccggttgctgcgccgccacctccggcTACCGCTATGGATACGGAAGAGGTGGCTGCGCCCCCGCCGGGGACGGGGAATCCGACGGCCAACGCAGAG GACAATGAGGAAAATGAAAGAGAaactctgaagtctgaagaTGGCAAAGGAGAGGCTGTGCAAGGGCCTGTTAAAGGAAGTACAACTGGCACAATGAAGGGCATCAAGCGGGCAAGGAAACTAAAGG GAGATGCTGGGCCTTCTTTATATTCGCCAAACAACTGTAGATACGACAGTTCACTAG GTCTCCTAACAAAGAAGTTCATCAACCTTCTTGAAGGAGCAGAAGATGGAACCCTTGATTTAAATAAAGCAGCTGAGACATTGGAG GTGCAAAAAAGAAGGATATATGATATAACAAATGTTTTAGAAGGTGTAGATttaatcgaaaagaagctgaagaaTATGATACGTTGGAA GGGATTTGATATGTCAAAGCCTAAGGAGAGAGAACGTCAAATCTCAGCATTGAAG GAAGAAATTGAGGCTCTTTATGATGAAGAATCCAGGCTGGATGATGAAATAAT GGAGGCAGAAGAGAAACTGAATGCCCTTAGAGTTGATGAGCACCAAAGAAA GTTGTTGTATGTTTCGAAGGAAGATATCCATGTGATTCCTCGCTTTCAG GGTTCCACTCTCATTGCAATAAACGCTCCTCGAGGAACTTATATTGAAGTCCCAGACCCTAATGCG GATATGGACATTTATAAGGACATGGATAATCAAGAGAAGCATTACCAGATTGTATTTAGAAGTGCAATGGGTCCTGTTGATTGCTTTTTAATAAG TGACCATCAGGAGACATTTAACCCAGACCAGAAGACGGCACCAGACAATTTGGATGCTGCGGTCACTAGTGTAAGTTCTCAAGTCCCACAGCAGATGGATTATGTTCAAAGTCAGGCACTGGAAATTGGGGAGAGCAATGGTGGAAGAGAGCATACATCAGAGCCATCCAAAAGATATGATCCAGTGCCTGGCATTCTGAAAATTGTACCATCAAATGAC ACTGCTGCTGATTACTGGCTTGGTTCTGACACTGACGTTAGTATGACTGATACATGGGGCACTTAA
- the LOC102713538 gene encoding tRNA (adenine(58)-N(1))-methyltransferase non-catalytic subunit trm6: MAAPAIPREAWEGCSVLLDINDGDRLAFFRLTAAATVKIGNRTCSLQPLVGRPFGSLFSVGPSGLVPCADAPSRDDRMQDAADGPVQDETRDNRSLVDNNTAQNLSSDDIEAMKRDGVSGDEIVEALIANSSTFGKKTVFSQEKYKLKKQKKYAPKVLLRRPSTRSICETYFKKSPARTGFMRVDALSLLLSMANVGPYSDVLVVDMVGGLVVGSVAERLGGTGYVCSTYLGSAPISIDIIRMYNLSSDMTSRIVQAPLSDLCSLQNSGNAPSLLNDNIQGEAPETTAVPVENSQPSVPQPADTAISDEKAQSSKEQSIDIDISEPLLDEHINQDGDSSLDCKGDEDGSSIASKSLKAGKTPSPEKMKYWSEHGFSSLIVAAPGHDVESFVADLLPLLSYSAPFAIYHQYLQPLATCMHSLQVSKLAIGLQISEPWLREYQVLPSRTHPHMQMNAFGGYILSGIRIHNGDACNGIK; this comes from the exons atggcggcgccggcgattcCCCGCGAGGCATGGGAGGGCTGCAGCGTACTCCTCGACATCAACGACGGCGATCGCCTCGCCTTCTTCCGCCTCACTGCCGCCGC GACGGTCAAGATAGGGAACCGGACCTGCTCGCTGCAGCCGCTCGTGGGTCGCCCCTTCGGCTCCCTCTTCAGCGTCGGCCCCTCCGGTCTCGTCCCCTGCGCCGACGCACCATCTCGCG atgatagaATGCAAGATGCTGCTGATGGTCCTGTGCAGGATGAAACTAGGGACAATAGGTCTCTGGTCGATAATAATACAGCACAGAATTTATCTAGCGATGACATAGAGGCAATGAAGAG GGATGGTGTAAGTGGTGATGAGATTGTGGAAGCTTTGATAGCAAATAGCTCCACATTTGGGAAGAAGACTGTTTTTTCACAA GAGAAATACAAACTAAAGAAACAGAAGAAATATGCACCCAAAGTGCTTTTACGGCGTCCCTCTACCCGAag CATATGTGAGACAtatttcaagaaaagcccAGCTCGAACAGG GTTTATGCGAGTTGATGCACTGTCCCTTTTGTTGTCTATGGCAAATGTCGGTCCATATTCAGATGTCCTTGTGGTTGATATGGTTGGAGGTTTAGTTGTTGGATCTGTAGCTGAACGCTTAGGag GTACTGGGTATGTTTGCAGCACATACCTTGGATCTGCTCCTATCTCCATAGACATTATAAGAATGTATAATTTGAGCAGTGACATGACAAGCAG GATTGTTCAGGCACCGCTAAGTGACCTCTGCTCCTTGCAAAATTCTGGCAATGCACCTTCTCTTCTCAATGATAACATTCAAGGTGAGGCACCAGAGACAACTGCAGTACCAGTAGAGAATAGTCAGCCATCTGTACCACAGCCAGCTGACACAGCAATATCAGATGAGAAAGCACAGTCATCTAAAGAACAATCCATTGATATAGACATCTCTGAGCCTTTATTGGATGAGCACATTAATCAGGATGGTGATTCTTCTTTAG ATTGTAAAGGCGATGAGGATGGAAGTTCAATAGCTTCCAAATCACTCAAAGCAGGAAAGACACCATCACCAGAGAAGATGAAATATTGGAGCGAACATGGATTTAGCAG TTTGATAGTTGCTGCTCCGGGCCATGATGTTGAAAGTTTTGTTGCTGATCTGCTTCCCCTCTTGTCTTATTCAGCTCCATTTGCTATCTATCACCAATACCTTCAG CCTCTtgcaacatgcatgcacagcTTGCAAGTATCAAAACTGGCTATTGGATTACAAATTTCTGAACCCTGGCTTCGTGAATACCAG GTACTTCCATCACGAACTCATCCACACATGCAAATGAATGCATTTGGTGGTTATATTTTGAGTGGCATTAGGATACACAACGGTGATGCATGTAATGGAATCAAGTGA
- the LOC102713260 gene encoding G patch domain-containing protein 8 — protein sequence MERRDRDGGGSSSRRYPGAPVVEEGDGVYGLEDDDDFRLPMSHRPTENLDTEGLEQASVDTQLTASNVGFRLLQKMGWKGKGLGKNEQGIIEPIKAGIRDAKLGVGKQEQDDFFTSEDNVQRKKLNIELEETEEHIKKREVIAEREQKIRTEVKEIQKVFFCSLCNKQYKLAHEFESHLSSYDHNHRKRFKEMREMQSGSSNRDDRQKREQQREEKELAKFAQLADAHRKQQQQKQEQSESSSERITMKNLPNPGNQDQRQTLKFGFSKMAPSKAPVGNVSKKPKVATKVSSVFGNESDEES from the exons ATG GAGAGGAGAGATCGCGACGGCggaggaagcagcagcaggaggtaTCCTGGAGCTCCGGTGGTTGAGGAGGGGGATGGAGTGTACGGGCtggaggatgacgacgactTCCGGCTGCCGATGAGCCACCGCCCCACGGAGAACCTCGACACGGAGGGGCTGGAGCAGGCCTCCGTCGACACGCAGCTCACCGCCTCCAACGTCGGCTTCAGGCTGCTCCAGAAGATGGGGTGGAAGGGCAAGGGCCTCGGCAAGAACGAGCAAG GTATAATAGAGCCTATAAAAGCTGGTATCAGAGATGCAAAACTAGGCGTGGGGAAGCAAGAGCAGGATGACTTCTTCACATCTGAAGATAATGTGCAaaggaagaaattaaatatagaactTGAGGAGACTGAAGAACATATAAAGAAGCGCGAG GTCATAGCAGAACGTGAGCAGAAAATACGTACTGAGGTCAAGGAGATACAGAAGGTGTTCTTTTGCAGTCTCTGTAACAAGCAATACAAATTGGCACATGAATTTGAGTCTCATTTGAGCTCATACGACCACAATCATAGGAAG AGGTTTAAGGAAATGAGAGAAATGCAAAGCGGCAGCAGCAACCGTGATGACAGGCAAAAACGTGAGCAACAACGAGAAGAGAAGGAACtggcaaaatttgctcaaCT GGCTGATGCTCacaggaagcagcagcagcagaagcaagAACAATCGGAGAGCTCATCAGAGAGAATTACAATGAAGAACTTGCCTAACCCTGGAAATCAGGATCAGCGTCAAACCTTGAAGTTTGGCTTCTCCAAAATGGCTCCTTCCAAG GCTCCAGTTGGCAACGTAAGCAAGAAACCAAAGGTCGCTACGAAAGTGTCATCAGTATTTGGCAATGAAAGTGATGAAGAATCATGA
- the LOC102720423 gene encoding uncharacterized protein LOC102720423 yields the protein MALSTLLLPSSSTSKTATVTDTSDRRRHHHHQNHTKRKKKPPPPPPLSPMPRTPPPGSGAGHRAMATVTASKKSTKQQALVAAKSGHHHPKKAAAAPTMTPSRAAPAPASASAAPVSSWEQLKSLLSCRSATAAARVHDPAAPSALSRLRSHGAGACGASLCAIRDVVDAASSVGAASSAAASVDRDTTPLTRSSRRAHRAASSSSGGGHHPALRGLSGCYECRAINVEPMSRRYPRPRELCACSQCGEVFTKAESLEHHQAIRHAVSELGPEDSGRNIVEIIFKSSWQKRDRPICHIDRILKVHNAPRTVARFEAYRDAVRTRCRATAARAAADGNELLRFHSAGLACALGLNGATSLCASSSSAAADGGACGVCAAIRHGLAPWVGAHPLGVRTTASSGRAHDCGAAQAQQGCRAMLVCRVIAGRVRRRNADDADDAAAAEEGAFDSVAGDEAASSVYGNLEELFVANPRAILPCFVVIYRVAE from the exons atgGCGCTCTccactctcctcctcccttcctcctcgACCTCCAAGACGGCCACTGTCACCGACACCTCCGACCGCCGgcgccatcaccaccaccagaaCCACACCAAGCGCAAgaagaagccgccgccgccgccgccgctctcacCGATGCCAAGAACGCCGCCTCCTGGGAGTGGAGCTGGCCATCGCGCCATGGCCACGGTGACTGCGTCCAAGAAGAGCACCAAGCAGCAGGCCCTCGTCGCGGCCAAGAGCGGACACCACCACCccaagaaggcggcggcggcgccgacgatgacgccgtcgcgcgccgcgcctgcgcccgcgTCGGCGTCCGCGGCTCCGGTGTCGTCGTGGGAGCAGCTGAAGAGCCTGCTCAGCTGCcggagcgcgacggcggcggcgcgcgtgcacgaccccgccgcgccgtccgcgCTGTCGCGCCTCCGGagccacggcgccggcgcgtgtGGCGCGTCGCTGTGCGCCATCCGCGACGTGGTCGACGCCGCCAGctccgtcggcgccgcctcctccgccgccgcgtccgtcGACCGCGACACCACCCCGCTCACCCGCTCCTCGCGCCGCGCgcaccgcgccgcctcctcctcctccggcggcggccaccaccCCGCCCTCCGTGGCCTCTCCGGCTGCTACGAGTGCCGCGCCATCAACGTCGAGCCCATGTCAAG GAGGTATCCGAGGCCACGGGAGCTGTGTGCTTGCTCACAGTGTGGAGAGGTGTTCACCAAGGCCGAAAGCTTGGAGCACCATCAAGCCATTCGCCATGCCG TGTCGGAGCTGGGGCCGGAGGACTCGGGGAGGAACATCGTGGAGATAATCTTCAAGTCGAGCTGGCAGAAGCGCGACCGTCCGATCTGCCACATCGACCGCATCCTCAAGGTGCACAACGCGCCGCGCACCGTGGCGCGCTTCGAGGCCTACCGCGACGCCGTGCGCACGCgctgccgcgccaccgccgcgcgcgccgccgccgacggcaacGAGCTGCTCCGCTTCCACTCCGCCGGCCTCGCCTGCGCGCTCGGCCTCAACGGCGCCACCTCGCtctgcgcctcctcctcctcggcggcggcggacggcggcgcgtgcgGCGTGTGCGCGGCGATCCGGCACGGGCTCGCGCCGTGGGTCGGCGCGCACCCGCTCGGCGTGCGCACcacggcgagcagcggccgCGCGCACGACTGCGGCGCCGCGCAGGCGCAGCAGGGGTGCCGGGCAATGCTGGTGTgccgcgtcatcgccggcCGGGTCCGGCGCCGGaacgccgacgacgccgacgacgcggcggcggcggaggagggagcgtTCGACtcggtggccggcgacgaggcggcgagCAGCGTGTACGGCAACCTGGAGGAGCTGTTCGTGGCGAACCCGAGGGCCATACTGCCGTGCTTCGTCGTCATCTACCGCGTCGCCGAGTGA